The bacterium genome segment AGACCGTGTCATTCATGACCCCGACCGCCTGCGGCCCCAGACCCATGCCGATCATATTGATGATGAACAGCAGAATCGCAGAGGCGACGGCGCGCATGCGCAGTTTCGACAGGGTCTGCACCATCGAGAAGGTCGGTCCCAGCCACATCGCACCCATGATCGCGGATGGGGCGAAGCCCGCGAGCAGTCCGAAGACCGGGTCGGGCGACAGCAGAAACAGAAGTGCGAAGGGCAGGCCGATCAGCGACGCAAGCGCGGGAAGCCACAGATACCAGCGTTCGTCGGCGGCCCCGCGTCGATCGCTGAGGTACCCGCCGACGAATGCACCGAGCGCACCGAACACGCCCGTCAGGGGACCCAGCCAGCTCCCGACTTCACCGGTGCCCATGCCGTGCACGCGGATCAGGAAAGCGGGACCCCAGGTCGACATGCCGTAGCCCGAAAACGCCGTCAATGCGGCGGCGATCGACAGGTGGCGGAAGGAGGGCATTTCCCAGAGGAACGCAAAGACCTCCTTCACGCTCGGCATCTTTTCAATTGCAGCCGCTGCACCCGCGTTGGAAGCCGTTGCCTCGGAGTAGCCGCGCGGAGGTTCGCGAACGGTCAAGCGCAGGACGATCGCGAGCAGGATGCCCGGAGCACCGACCACGAAGAATGCCCAGCGCCAGCCGAAGAACTCATTGATCCAGCCACCGATCAGGAACCCGAACAGGACCCCGAAATGAATGCCCGATGCGTAGATCGCAAGCGCGGTCGCGCGTCGTTCCGGGGGGAAGTAGTCCGCGATCAGTGAATGTGAAGGCGGGCTTCCCGCCGCTTCACCTACGCCGACGCCGATGCGCGCGAGCGCCATCTGCCAGAACTGGCTCGGCAATCCCGACAGCGTCGTGAACAGGCTCCACAGAGTCAGCCCGATTGCGATCACGGAACGCCGAACCCAGCGATCGGCGAGCCGCGCGATCGGGATACCCGCGATCGAGTAGAAAGCGGCAAACGCGATGCCCGTGAGAAACCCCATCGCCGTATCGCTGACGCCGAGATCCTTCTTGATCGGTTCCAACAGGATGTTGAGGATCTGCCGATCGATGAAGTTGAACACGTACACCACGAAGAGCACGCCCAGCACGTAGTTGGCGTAGCCGGGAGTAATCTCCGGTTCGCCCGGATCGGGGGCCTTGTCGGGTGATGCTTCGGTTCGGGACGTCATCAATTCCCGGAGAGTCGCGCGCGATCGTGGGGGCGCGAAAAGTCGATCTTCGGTCCCTTGGGGATCAATCCGCCGAGCACCTGCGAGTAGTAGATGGCCTTGATGTGCTCGAAATCCACCGTGCCCGCGACGCGCGGCCACTGGTAGAGGTCGCGCGTATAAGGCCAGAGATGAGTGTAGTCGAAGATGTGTCGCATATTGGTGCGGAACACCGAATAGTAGGCGAGGTCGAACCGAATCAGCGTAGAGAAGAGTCGCCAATCGGATTCGGTGATGCGATCGCCAAAAAGGAAGCGTCGCGTTCGCAGGCGTTCGTTCAGATCGTCCAGAGTCGCGAAGAGCGTGTCGTACGCTTCTTCGTAGGCCTCCTGGCTCGCAGCGAAACCGCAGCGGTAGACGCCGTTGTTCACATTCGTGTAGATCGTCTCGTTGAGCGCGTCGATTTCGTCGCGCAGATCTTCCGGATAGAAGTCCAGGCTTGCATCACCCCAGGCGTCGAATTCACAATTGAAGATGCGCATGATGTCCGCAGACTCGTTGTTGACGATTGTGCCTAGCTTCTTGTCCCAGAGCACCGGCACCGTGACTCGCCCGGTGAAGTCGGGCCTGGCGGCCGTGTAGATCTGGTGTAGATGCCGAGCACCCAGCACCGGATCGGGAATGCAGCCTGGACCCTCTGCGAAGTGCCAGCCTTCGGCTCCCTTTCCCGGCGCGGTCGCCGAAAGCGAAATCACGTCTTCGAGCTTCTTGAGGCTTCGATACAAGAGAGCCCGGTAGGCCCAGGGGCAGCCGCGATTGACGTACAGGTGGTAGCGGCCCGGTTCCGCCGGAAAGCGGGAGGAGCCGTCGGCCCGTACGAAGTCGCGGAACGGGCTCTGCGGCCGCACGAAGCGCCCGGTCGAATCACTGCGGCGGGCTTCATCGCTCCGCCAGACACCCTCTACGAGAAAACCCAATACGCGACCTCCCACGCGCGATCATACAGGTTGGAGCCTCGGGGATGCAGGCGTGTTAGCCTGCGCGGGTGGGTTGGCAGCTGATACGGATTCTTCTGTACGGGTTCTGTATCTGGACCGGGGCGTTCGGGAGCGCCACTCCTGTTTCTGCTGACGATACCGCGCGGGTAAGGGCCGAGCGCATCGATGTGGCGCCGGTCATCGATGGAGTTCTGGACGACGCGGCCTGGCAGTCCGCAGCCCGGATCACTCGTTTCACCGAGGTCGAACCTAGCGAGGGCGCGGTTCCCGCGGAGCGGACCGAGATCTGGGTGATGTACGACGCGACGACGTTGTACATCGGCATGCGCGCATACGACCCGGACCCGAGCGCGCTGATCGCCAAGCAGATGACGCATGACGCCAGCATGGTGTCCGACGACCGCATCAATCTGAACTTCGACACCTTTCTCGACGATCGCAATGGCTACTTCTTCCAGGTGAATCCGATCGGCACGCGATCCGAGGCACTGATCGAGAACAACGAGAACTTTCGTCGCGAGTGGGACACGATCTGGTACGCGGACGCGGCGATCGACGATCAGGGCTGGACGGCCGAGTTCGCGATTCCCTTCCAGAGCGTCAATTTCGCCCCGGGGGGGTCTACCTGGGGTTTCGAAGCCGAACGCATCATGCGGCGCAAGAACGTGAAGTCGCGCTGGGCGAACTACTCGCACAACCGCAGCGTGACCGACATCGCCGGAATCGGTCGTATCGATGGCTTGAACGATATCAAGGGCACGGGCTTCGATCTGAAGCCCAGCTTCTCGGGTACCTATGTACGCGATCGCGTGGGTCGCGACTCAGATCGACTCGGTCGACCGGGGCTCGATGTGTTCTACCGTTTCAATCCAGCGATCACCGGTTCGTTGACATTGAACACCGACTTTTCTGATGCTCCCGTCGATGAGCGCCAGACGAATCTGACCCGGTTTGCGCTGTTCTTTCCCGAAACGCGCGACTTCTTTCTTCAGGACAGCTCCATCTTCCAGTTCGCCGGGCTGCAAAACGAGAACGGTCTGCCGTTCTTCTCGAGGCGCATCGGAATCCTGAGCGGACGGGTGCTCGATATCGACGCGGGTCTGAAGTTCACGGGACGCTCGGGTCCACTGAACTTCGGCGTTCTGCACACGATGACCGAACGAAAGGGTTCACAGGACGAAACTCGTCTGAGTGTAGGGCGCCTTCAGCTCAACGTGGGTCAGGAATCGACCGTCGGTTTGATCGCGACAGAAGGCGATCCCGCCGGCGTGATCAGCAACAATCTGATCGGTGCGGACTTCCGCTACCGAGACAGCAGTTTTGCTGGAAGCCACATCCTGAAGGCCGACTTCTGGTTCCAACGCAGCCAATCCAGCCACACGAGTGGTCGTGAAGCAGCGTTTGGCGCGAAGCTCGAGTATCCGAACGACCGTATCAGAGGGGTTCTGTCATTCTCCGAGTTTCAGGAGAATTTCAATCCGACCCTCGGTTTCGTGAATCAGGTCGGTATTCGCCAGTACTACAACGAGTTCCGTTATCGCTGGCGTCCCCGCGGTCATGTGTTGCGTACGATCGATACCGGCTTCGTCGCGTCGATCGTGACCGACCGGGATGCGAATCGACTGGGGAGCAGTGAAGTCACCCTGAAGCCGCTGGAAATCGCGAACCACGCGGGTGACAAGCTCAGTCTCAGCTTCATCGCGGCGCAGGAACATATCGACACTGCGTTTCAGCTCAGCGCCGATTCACTGGTTCTACCCGGCGACTACCGCTTCGAGCAATTCAGCATCAAGCTCGACACCGCGAACTCGCGTCCCGTCCGCCTCATCCTGGAATCGCGCTGGGGTGAGTTCTACGACGGTCGCATCGTGCGCACGGATGCGACCGTGGAACTGCGTCCTTCGTCCCGTCTGTTCCTGAGCCTCTTTGTTCAGCAGAACGACGCCCGACTCGGCGTGCGCTTCGACGGTAGCACCCGATTCAAGGGTGACTTCACGCAACGCCTGGTGCGCATGGACCTGAACGTGGGCATCACCGCCGACCTGTCGTGGACCAATCGCATCCAGTACGACAACATTTCGGATTCCATCGGACTCAACAGCCGAGTGCGCTGGGAGATCGAATCGGGCAATGAGTTCTTCCTGGTCTGGAACCAGGGCTGGGTCGCCGACGCGAATCGGGTCGCTCCAACCGCCACCCAGGCCACCGCGAAGATCGGCTGGACCTACCGCTACTGACCCCCACGCGAAATCCCAAAAGGGATATTCGAAACTAGTTCCGCTCGAGTCGCTTGAACTTCATGCGGTGAGGTTGCTCGGCATCGGCTCCCTTGCGCCGCCGCAGGTCTTCTTCGTACTCGCCGTAGTTTCCTTCGAAGAATTCCACGTGGCTATCGCCTTCGAAGGCCAGGATATGGGTGGCGATCCGGTCCAGGAACCAGCGATCGTGCGAGATCACGACTGCACAGCCCGAGAAACCCAATAGCGCCTCTTCCAGTGCCCG includes the following:
- a CDS encoding MFS transporter; this encodes MTSRTEASPDKAPDPGEPEITPGYANYVLGVLFVVYVFNFIDRQILNILLEPIKKDLGVSDTAMGFLTGIAFAAFYSIAGIPIARLADRWVRRSVIAIGLTLWSLFTTLSGLPSQFWQMALARIGVGVGEAAGSPPSHSLIADYFPPERRATALAIYASGIHFGVLFGFLIGGWINEFFGWRWAFFVVGAPGILLAIVLRLTVREPPRGYSEATASNAGAAAAIEKMPSVKEVFAFLWEMPSFRHLSIAAALTAFSGYGMSTWGPAFLIRVHGMGTGEVGSWLGPLTGVFGALGAFVGGYLSDRRGAADERWYLWLPALASLIGLPFALLFLLSPDPVFGLLAGFAPSAIMGAMWLGPTFSMVQTLSKLRMRAVASAILLFIINMIGMGLGPQAVGVMNDTVFASYGTGAVRYSLITVLIVMHVWAAVHFFLGARTLREDLLARDL
- a CDS encoding glutathione S-transferase family protein: MGFLVEGVWRSDEARRSDSTGRFVRPQSPFRDFVRADGSSRFPAEPGRYHLYVNRGCPWAYRALLYRSLKKLEDVISLSATAPGKGAEGWHFAEGPGCIPDPVLGARHLHQIYTAARPDFTGRVTVPVLWDKKLGTIVNNESADIMRIFNCEFDAWGDASLDFYPEDLRDEIDALNETIYTNVNNGVYRCGFAASQEAYEEAYDTLFATLDDLNERLRTRRFLFGDRITESDWRLFSTLIRFDLAYYSVFRTNMRHIFDYTHLWPYTRDLYQWPRVAGTVDFEHIKAIYYSQVLGGLIPKGPKIDFSRPHDRARLSGN
- a CDS encoding carbohydrate binding family 9 domain-containing protein; translated protein: MGWQLIRILLYGFCIWTGAFGSATPVSADDTARVRAERIDVAPVIDGVLDDAAWQSAARITRFTEVEPSEGAVPAERTEIWVMYDATTLYIGMRAYDPDPSALIAKQMTHDASMVSDDRINLNFDTFLDDRNGYFFQVNPIGTRSEALIENNENFRREWDTIWYADAAIDDQGWTAEFAIPFQSVNFAPGGSTWGFEAERIMRRKNVKSRWANYSHNRSVTDIAGIGRIDGLNDIKGTGFDLKPSFSGTYVRDRVGRDSDRLGRPGLDVFYRFNPAITGSLTLNTDFSDAPVDERQTNLTRFALFFPETRDFFLQDSSIFQFAGLQNENGLPFFSRRIGILSGRVLDIDAGLKFTGRSGPLNFGVLHTMTERKGSQDETRLSVGRLQLNVGQESTVGLIATEGDPAGVISNNLIGADFRYRDSSFAGSHILKADFWFQRSQSSHTSGREAAFGAKLEYPNDRIRGVLSFSEFQENFNPTLGFVNQVGIRQYYNEFRYRWRPRGHVLRTIDTGFVASIVTDRDANRLGSSEVTLKPLEIANHAGDKLSLSFIAAQEHIDTAFQLSADSLVLPGDYRFEQFSIKLDTANSRPVRLILESRWGEFYDGRIVRTDATVELRPSSRLFLSLFVQQNDARLGVRFDGSTRFKGDFTQRLVRMDLNVGITADLSWTNRIQYDNISDSIGLNSRVRWEIESGNEFFLVWNQGWVADANRVAPTATQATAKIGWTYRY